The Stomoxys calcitrans chromosome 3, idStoCalc2.1, whole genome shotgun sequence genome includes a region encoding these proteins:
- the LOC106085078 gene encoding tenascin, translating into MKKNWLIFLWVFLMGGVLEVWACTEKVSTTKYRVTLVTMRKYPEQCVGLDCPLSLNPFVLRPVKETYTDIEEVCCEGYERRSKSDPCSPKCVDCKGGRCIRPDICLCHSGYSNMANSTLCEPVCSEPCVNGECTKPDVCTCNEGYTLLEGSSSECISQCSRDIDCKNGHCDENKQCVCNEGYKRDEEQRRCVPICEEPCENAMCTGPNQCTCWSGYTLRLGSISKCDPVCASGCTNGECKEPDVCACKDGYANFGNIESQGCVPVCKDKCVNAFCTAPNQCTCFEGHAYRNRSRSICEPTCPKDCENGFCSEPGKCECHEGYEKVEPHRCAPVCRESCINGYCSAPDTCKCHDGYVYTDQTEKVCEPFCAKGCRNGNCTAPNICTCYAGYQPLLFYHCIPICRKPCIHGTCTAPDTCRCFMGHKQNPNNSNVCDPICNFDCEHGKCIAPGTCSCDPGYEKKWVTGKCEPHCPQKCVNSICAAGGICRCYAGHKLREGSKSICDPVCLPTCINSNCVEPNTCECWDGYEETKHSNLCVAHCRPYCENGMCVAPNKCQCNEGYRVFNASTPHSCQAVCQETCINAECQKPNKCVCLEGYRFLANSSVECEPMCEQSCANGMCVAPNTCSCKSGFVARINPDTGLNECVGFCNEWNCRGGSCTSSTTCECPTGLVYNVLRGMCVTEDVEKERLFNGGVPVSRWTIATVAIILFAVCVLALIMIFREIGHRRVRDKQQVRLIENPSFGVLLPNDRLEDEHTDTTQELSS; encoded by the exons atgaaaaaaaattggttgataTTTTTATGGGTCTTCCTTATGGGTGGTGTGTTGGAAGTTTGGGCTTGTACCGAAAAAGTTTC AACCACCAAATATCGTGTCACCCTAGTGACTATGCGCAAATATCCGGAACAGTGTGTGGGCTTAGATTGTCCCTTGTCTTTGAATCCCTTTGTCTTGAGGCCGGTCAAAGAGACCTACACAGATATAGAGGAGGTATGCTGTGAGGGCTATGAACGAAGAAGCAAATCAGA TCCTTGCAGTCCCAAATGTGTCGATTGCAAAGGTGGCCGTTGCATTCGTCCCGACATTTGCCTATGCCACAGTGGCTACAGCAATATGGCGAATTCAACACTGTGTGAACCTGTATGCTCTGAACCTTGTGTTAATGGCGAATGTACCAAACCCGATGTTTGTACGTGTAATGAAGGCTATACGCTATTGGAGGGCAGTAGCAGCGAGTGTATATCCCAATGTTCCAGGGACATCGATTGCAAGAATGGCCACTGTGATGAGAACAAACAATGTGTGTGCAATGAGGGTTATAAACGGGATGAGGAACAGCGACGTTGTGTTCCCATTTGTGAGGAGCCTTGTGAGAATGCCATGTGCACAGGACCCAATCAATGCACCTGTTGGTCTGGCTATACCTTGCGTCTGGGCTCTATAAGTAAATGTGATCCGGTGTGTGCCAGTGGCTGTACCAATGGCGAATGCAAGGAGCCCGATGTTTGTGCCTGCAAGGATGGCTATGCCAACTTTGGAAATATCGAATCGCAAGGCTGTGTGCCGGTGTGTAAGGACAAGTGTGTCAATGCTTTTTGCACTGCACCCAATCAATGCACCTGTTTCGAGGGCCATGCCTATCGCAATCGATCGCGCAGCATATGTGAGCCCACCTGTCCCAAGGATTGTGAAAATGGCTTTTGCAGTGAACCGGGCAAGTGTGAATGCCACGAGGGCTATGAGAAAGTCGAGCCCCATCGTTGTGCCCCTGTGTGTCGGGAATCTTGCATCAATGGCTACTGCTCGGCGCCAGATACTTGCAAATGCCATGATGGCTATGTCTACACTGATCAGACGGAGAAGGTTTGTGAGCCCTTCTGTGCCAAGGGATGTAGGAATGGAAATTGCACGGCCCCCAATATATGCACCTGTTATGCAGGCTATCAACCTCTGCTGTTCTATCACTGCATTCCAATTTGCCGCAAGCCCTGCATTCATGGTACATGTACGGCCCCCGATACCTGCCGCTGCTTCATGGGCCACAAACAGAATCCTAACAACTCTAATGTCTGTGATCCCATTTGCAATTTCGACTGCGAACATGGCAAATGCATAGCCCCTGGCACCTGCAGCTGTGATCCCGGGTACGAAAAGAAATGGGTCACCGGCAAGTGTGAGCCCCATTGTCCCCAGAAATGTGTCAACAGCATTTGTGCGGCCGGTGGCATATGTCGCTGCTATGCCGGCCACAAATTGCGCGAGGGTTCCAAGTCCATATGTGATCCCGTTTGCCTGCCCACCTGCATTAACAGCAATTGTGTTGAGCCGAACACCTGTGAATGCTGGGATGGCTATGAGGAGACCAAACACTCGAATCTATGTGTGGCGCATTGTCGCCCGTACTGTGAGAATGGCATGTGTGTGGCGCCCAACAAGTGCCAGTGCAATGAAGGCTATCGCGTATTCAATGCCAGCACTCCGCACAGCTGCCAGGCGGTGTGCCAGGAGACCTGCATCAACGCGGAGTGTCAAAAACCCAACAAATGTGTCTGCCTGGAGGGTTATCGTTTTCTGGCCAACAGCAGTGTGGAATGTGAGCCCATGTGCGAACAGTCATGCGCCAATGGCATGTGTGTGGCGCCCAACACTTGCAGTTGCAAATCGGGATTTGTGGCACGCATCAATCCGGATACGGGCCTAAATGAATGTGTGGGCTTTTGCAATGAATGGAATTGTCGTGGCGGCAGCTGTACCTCTTCGACCACTTGTGAATGCCCCACGGGCTTGGTCTACAATGTGCTGAGGGGAATGTGCGTAACGGAGGATGTGGAAAAGGAGCGTTTGTTTAATGG TGGTGTTCCTGTATCGCGCTGGACCATAGCCACGGTGGCTATTATACTCTTTGCCGTTTGTGTCTTGGCTCTGATAATGATCTTTCGAGAGATTGGACATCGTCGAGTGAGAGATAAGCAGCAGGTGCGCCTAATTGAAAATCCCTCATTTGGAGTACTATTGCCCAATGATCGACTGGAAGATGAGCATACAGATACAACACAAGAGCTAAGTAGCTGA